The following coding sequences lie in one Vitis vinifera cultivar Pinot Noir 40024 chromosome 19, ASM3070453v1 genomic window:
- the LOC104878224 gene encoding protein FAR1-RELATED SEQUENCE 5-like yields MNNKKPLSVITDGDKAMRKAIKRIFPDSCHRLCAWHIQRNAFTNVHVKDFTNHFSKCMFMEGTVEEFEFAWNDMLEMFNLHGHKWVTDVYAKRSRWAEAYLRRHFFAGMKSTQRCESMNAYLNRFLKTRLKLFEFVKHFDRALSRIRHNEAKAEFETHHSSAVLTTKLYALEKYAGTVFTRQSFLKFRDEMKNAKLFFPVSTENHGGYRVHTLTKFRSPDKIWKVCYGNSDRSMKCTCMMFESVGFPCPHMIVVMKIEHLEEIPETCIMKRWSKLAKETVQVHHDNESQGDATNIIRYGALNSMCSRMSYFASQSEKAFKEARCEIQRLTCQMEELCKNSVEESEREDLKATKHHVRDPIIVKTKGNPGNLKDKFKKPRHCGKCKKVGHTVRKCPEFVNTHNAFINIEDSIKDMGDMPSLLNHNMEGGSRHGTNEFSQNL; encoded by the exons ATGAATAATAAGAAGCCTCTTTCTGTTATTACTGATGGCGATAAAGCAATGCGTAAAGCCATCAAGAGGATATTTCCAGACTCTTGTCATCGATTATGTGCTTGGCATATTCAACGCAATGCATTCACTAATGTCCATGTCAAAGATTTtactaatcatttttctaagtGCATGTTCATGGAAGGCAccgttgaagaatttgaatttgcATGGAATGACATGTTGGAAATGTTTAATCTTCATGGACATAAGTGGGTGACTGATGTATATGCTAAGCGTTCTAGATGGGCAGAGGCTTATTTAaggaggcatttctttgctggTATGAAAAGCACACAAAGGTGTGAGAGCATGAATGCATACTTGAATCGTTTCCTTAAAACTCGTTTGAAGCTGTTTGAGTTTGTCAAGCATTTTGATAGAGCACTCTCACGTATTCGTCATAATGAGGCAAAGGCAGAGTTTGAGACACACCATTCTTCAGCTGTTCTAACAACCAAACTCTATGCACTTGAGAAATATGCAGGGACTGTTTTCACAAGGCaatcttttctaaaatttaggGATGAGATGAAGAATGCAAAATTGTTTTTCCCTGTCAGTACAGAAAATCATGGAGGTTATCGTGTCCATACATTGACCAAGTTTAGAAGCCCTGACAAGATTTGGAAAGTATGTTATGGTAATAGTGATCGGTCTATGAAATGTACTTGTATGATGTTTGAGTCAGTTGGTTTTCCATGTCCCCACATGATTGTTGTAATGAAGATAGAACACCTTGAAGAAATACCTGAGACTTGTATTATGAAAAGGTGGTCTAAGTTAGCAAAGGAAACGGTCCAAGTTCATCATGACAATGAAAGTCAAGGTGATGCGACTAACATCATACGATATGGTGCACTCAACTCTATGTGCTCACGGATGTCTTATTTCGCATCTCAATCGGAAAAAGCTTTTAAAGAGGCTAGATGTGAAATACAAAGACTCACTTGTCAAATGGAAGAACTTTGTAAAAATTCAGTGGAAGAAAGTGAGCGAGAAGATTTGAAAGCTACAAAACACCATGTTCGAGATCCTATCATTGTGAAGACGAAAGGTAATCCGGGTAACTTAAAAGACAAATTCAAGAAACCAAGGCATTGTGGGAAATGTAAGAAAGTAGGACACACTGTTCGAAAATGCCCAGAGTTCGTCAACACTCACAATGCATTTATCAACATTGAAGATTCAATTAAAGATATG GGGGACATGCCTTCATTACTAAATCACAACATGGAAGGTGGATCAAGACACGGGACAaatgaattttctcaaaat CTGTAG